One window from the genome of Bacteroidota bacterium encodes:
- the bcp gene encoding thioredoxin-dependent thiol peroxidase, with amino-acid sequence MLNAGDKAPYFELLNQDGETVKLTDLKGKSVVLFFYPKDNTSVCTKEACSFRDELSIFEGVNATIIGVSGDSVKSHRKFADKYNLNFTLLSDESKQMLEAYGVWKEKSMYGKKYMGIERTTFVIDPEGTIKKVFNKVKVEGHTEEVKKALSE; translated from the coding sequence ATGTTAAATGCCGGAGATAAGGCTCCTTATTTTGAACTTTTGAATCAGGACGGTGAAACAGTAAAACTGACTGATCTGAAAGGGAAGAGTGTTGTACTGTTTTTTTATCCAAAAGATAATACAAGTGTATGCACAAAGGAAGCTTGCAGCTTCAGAGATGAACTTTCAATATTTGAAGGTGTAAATGCAACTATTATTGGTGTCAGTGGTGATTCTGTAAAGTCACACAGAAAATTCGCAGACAAATACAACCTGAATTTCACACTCCTGAGCGATGAGAGCAAGCAGATGCTGGAAGCATATGGTGTGTGGAAAGAGAAGAGCATGTACGGGAAAAAATATATGGGAATTGAAAGAACAACTTTTGTAATTGATCCTGAAGGAACAATTAAAAAAGTGTTCAACAAAGTAAAAGTGGAAGGTCACACAGAAGAAGTGAAGAAAGCTCTGAGCGAATAG
- a CDS encoding 6-carboxytetrahydropterin synthase — translation MGPKVFVSRREVFSSAHRLYNPDFSDSENEEIYDKCNNYHGHGHNYILEVVVEGEIDERTGYVLDLKQLKRIIIDNVIRKVDHKHLNLDVDFMKGVIPTAENIAVKIWDQLVDKIPNGRLYKIKLHETENNFVEYFGD, via the coding sequence ATGGGACCGAAAGTTTTTGTCTCCCGGCGCGAGGTGTTTTCTTCAGCCCACCGGCTCTACAACCCTGATTTCTCCGATTCAGAAAATGAGGAAATCTACGATAAATGCAACAACTATCATGGACACGGTCACAATTATATTCTGGAAGTGGTGGTCGAAGGAGAGATTGATGAGCGCACAGGATATGTGTTGGACCTGAAGCAGTTGAAAAGAATAATCATAGATAATGTGATCCGTAAAGTTGACCACAAACATTTGAATCTGGATGTTGATTTCATGAAAGGGGTAATCCCCACTGCAGAGAACATAGCAGTAAAGATTTGGGATCAACTCGTCGATAAAATTCCTAACGGCAGACTTTACAAGATAAAATTACATGAAACAGAGAATAATTTCGTTGAATATTTTGGAGATTAG